One stretch of Hevea brasiliensis isolate MT/VB/25A 57/8 chromosome 12, ASM3005281v1, whole genome shotgun sequence DNA includes these proteins:
- the LOC110663674 gene encoding putative receptor protein kinase ZmPK1 produces the protein MPNFRLTQTINLNMDTHFFLIVFSLILSSLFLSSATNSALRGGSYLSVENPNDFLVSPRGDFSAGFYPVGDNAYCFALWFSKPSCNNNCTVVWMANRDFPVNGKRSELLLLESGNLILTDAGEATAWSTDTISRYPAELRLHDTGNLVLQNIEGDVIWQSFDSPTDTLLPSQPLTKYTELVASRSHTNFSSGFYKLIFDDKNLLRLLYEGPEVSSVYWPYPWYKDWEGGRSPYNSSRIASLDSLGKFTSSDHFSFLSSDWGVSLQRRLTLDSDGNARLYSREEGSARWAVSWQAKSQVCEIHGICGPNSTCSYNPLSGSKCSCLPGYKMKKTGDWSYGCEPRFNLSCSNHAEIGFIQLKHVEFYGHDGNFYSNVSLETCKKLCLESCNCQGFQYRHIGDTIVPYCYPKMLLSNGQYTPSFGGDFYIKVPKTSLFSGNEEASGLGLGICPSDHAKPLSLFRVYAGSPENGTLKFMLLFAYGVGGVEIIVILLAWCFLNKSQKDSNEATQNYHPAATGFKRFTYSELKKSTRNFSQEIGRGAGGIVYQGTLSDNRVAAIKLLNVANQGEAEFLAEISTIGKLNHMNLIEIWGYCAEGNHRLLVYQYMEHGSLAKNLSSNALDWQKRFEIALGTARGLAYLHEECLEWVLHCDVKPQNILLDSNYQPKVSDFGLSKLLSRGDLNHSSFSKIRGTRGYMAPEWVFNLPITSKVDVYSYGIVVLEIVTGKNAAIGSYGSQTSGEIEHERLVTLVRDKKNKANGVTSWIEEIIDPTLEGKYDQAKMEALISLALQCVEEDKDARPTMSRVVEMLLHLENDN, from the coding sequence ATGCCCAACTTCAGGCTAACCCAGACCATCAACCTCAATATGGATACCCATTTTTTCTTGATtgtattttctttgattttatcatCTCTTTTTTTGTCTTCTGCAACTAATTCTGCTTTAAGAGGAGGTTCATATCTCTCAGTGGAGAATCCAAATGACTTTCTCGTTTCACCAAGGGGAGATTTCTCTGCCGGTTTTTACCCTGTTGGCGATAATGCTTATTGCTTTGCTTTGTGGTTCAGCAAACCATCTTGCAATAACAACTGCACTGTTGTTTGGATGGCGAACCGTGACTTCCCAGTTAATGGAAAACGCTCAGAGCTCTTGCTGCTGGAATCTGGTAACCTTATCTTAACAGATGCCGGTGAGGCCACTGCTTGGTCAACGGACACTATTTCACGATACCCAGCAGAGTTGCGCCTTCACGATACTGGTAATCTTGTTCTGCAGAATATTGAGGGTGATGTTATATGGCAAAGCTTTGATTCACCTACGGATACCCTTCTTCCTTCGCAACCACTCACTAAATATACGGAGCTTGTCGCATCAAGAAGCCACACTAACTTTTCTAGTGGTTTCTACAAGCTAATTTTCGATGATAAAAATCTTCTTCGTCTTCTCTATGAGGGTCCTGAGGTTTCAAGTGTTTACTGGCCATACCCGTGGTATAAAGACTGGGAAGGAGGGAGATCCCCATACAACAGTAGTAGAATTGCCTCACTTGATTCGTTGGGAAAATTTACTTCATCTgatcatttttcttttctatcaTCGGATTGGGGGGTGAGCCTCCAGAGAAGACTAACACTCGATTCTGATGGTAATGCTCGACTATATAGCCGAGAAGAGGGGAGCGCAAGGTGGGCTGTTTCATGGCAAGCGAAATCTCAAGTATGTGAGATTCATGGAATTTGCGGACCTAATAGTACATGCAGCTACAATCCACTTTCTGGTAGCAAATGCTCTTGCCTTCCAGGATATAAGATGAAGAAAACTGGTGATTGGTCTTATGGCTGTGAACCGAGATTCAATCTCTCATGTAGCAACCATGCGGAGATCGGTTTCATTCAACTCAAGCATGTTGAATTTTATGGCCATGATGGCAACTTCTATTCAAATGTCAGCTTAGAGACATGCAAGAAATTATGTTTGGAATCGTGTAATTGCCAAGGATTCCAGTACAGGCATATTGGCGACACTATCGTTCCTTATTGTTACCCTAAGATGTTATTATCAAATGGGCAATATACACCAAGCTTCGGTGGAGATTTCTATATCAAAGTTCCTAAAACAAGCCTATTCTCGGGTAATGAGGAAGCTTCAGGATTAGGATTAGGTATATGCCCCTCCGACCATGCTAAGCCTTTGTCCTTGTTCAGAGTTTATGCAGGAAGCCCCGAAAATGGGACCTTGAAGTTCATGCTTTTGTTCGCCTATGGTGTTGGGGGAGTTGAGATTATCGTTATCCTTCTTGCCTGGTGTTTCTTGAATAAGTCTCAGAAGGACTCCAATGAAGCTACACAAAACTATCATCCTGCAGCAACTGGATTTAAAAGATTCACTTATTCTGAGCTCAAAAAATCAACCCGGAACTTCAGCCAGGAAATTGGAAGAGGAGCAGGAGGAATCGTATACCAGGGGACGCTTTCTGATAATCGAGTTGCAGCAATCAAACTTCTTAATGTAGCTAACCAAGGAGAAGCGGAGTTTCTAGCAGAAATTAGCACCATTGGGAAGCTTAATCACATGAACTTGATAGAGATATGGGGTTACTGTGCAGAAGGGAATCACAGGCTTTTGGTGTACCAGTACATGGAGCATGGTTCCTTGGCGAAAAATCTCTCTTCAAACGCGCTTGATTGGCAAAAGCGGTTTGAGATCGCACTAGGCACTGCAAGAGGACTTGCCTATCTGCATGAAGAGTGCTTGGAGTGGGTCCTGCACTGCGACGTAAAACCTCAAAATATACTCTTGGACTCAAACTACCAGCCAAAGGTATCGGATTTTGGCTTATCCAAGCTACTAAGCAGAGGTGATTTAAATCACTCAAGCTTCTCAAAGATAAGAGGAACTAGAGGGTATATGGCACCTGAGTGGGTTTTTAATCTGCCCATCACATCCAAAGTAGATGTTTACAGTTATGGGATAGTGGTGTTGGAGATTGTGACTGGAAAAAATGCAGCAATAGGAAGTTATGGCTCACAAACAAGTGGGGAGATAGAGCACGAAAGATTGGTGACACTGGTGAGGGACAAGAAGAACAAAGCTAATGGAGTGACATCGTGGATTGAAGAGATCATAGACCCTACGTTGGAAGGTAAATATGACCAAGCTAAAATGGAAGCTCTGATTTCATTAGCCCTGCAATGTGTGGAGGAAGACAAAGATGCCAGACCTACCATGAGCAGGGTTGTTGAGATGCTTCTGCACCTTGAAAACGATAATTAA
- the LOC131171470 gene encoding uncharacterized protein LOC131171470 has translation MPPRSMKKFIALLLLLSSLFLTSEAHPLYVAKSNGFGNKETEVFFKGLHIKNGGPSPGGKGHKYNNALSLGGIKNSGPSTPGQGHYYTTSTQTLGGIKNSGPSTPGQGHHYTTSTPQILGGIKFSGPSTPGEGHYYTASTSRALGGIKHTGPSTPGQGHYYTASTSRALGGIKHTGPSTPGQGHYYITRAPRTLEGMKHSGPSTPGQGHYYTASTSRALGGIKHTGPSTPGQGHYYITRAPRTLEGMKHSGPSTPGQGHYYTTSNPRTFGGIKRSGPSTPGQGHYYATSNPPTPGRMKRSGLSVGGSKN, from the coding sequence ATGCCTCCAAGATCCATGAAAAAATTCATTGCTCTTcttctcctcctgagctctttgTTTTTAACCTCAGAAGCTCATCCTCTGTATGTtgccaagtcaaatggctttggAAACAAAGAGACTGAGGTCTTCTTTAAAGGATTGCACATTAAAAATGGAGGTCCTAGCCCCGGAGGAAAAGGGCACAAGTACAATAATGCTCTCAGTCTTGGAGGGATCAAGAACTCTGGTCCATCCACTCCTGGTCAGGGACACTATTACACCACCAGTACTCAAACTCTTGGAGGGATCAAGAACTCTGGTCCATCAACTCCTGGTCAGGGACACCATTACACCACTAGTACTCCTCAAATTCTTGGAGGTATCAAGTTCTCTGGTCCATCTACTCCTGGTGAGGGACACTATTACACTGCTAGCACTTCTCGAGCACTCGGAGGGATCAAGCACACTGGTCCATCTACTCCTGGTCAGGGACACTATTACACTGCTAGCACTTCTCGAGCACTCGGAGGGATCAAGCACACTGGTCCATCTACTCCTGGTCAGGGACATTATTACATCACTAGAGCTCCTCGAACACTCGAAGGAATGAAGCACTCTGGTCCATCAACTCCTGGTCAGGGACACTATTACACTGCTAGCACTTCTCGAGCACTCGGAGGGATCAAGCACACTGGTCCATCTACTCCTGGTCAGGGACATTATTACATCACTAGAGCTCCTCGAACACTCGAAGGAATGAAGCACTCTGGTCCATCAACTCCTGGTCAGGGACACTATTACACCACTAGCAATCCTCGAACATTTGGAGGGATCAAGCGCTCTGGTCCATCTACTCCTGGTCAGGGACACTATTACGCCACTAGCAATCCTCCAACGCCCGGAAGGATGAAGCGCTCTGGTCTAAGCGTTGGTGGATCGAAAAACTGA